One Aneurinibacillus migulanus genomic region harbors:
- a CDS encoding 2-hydroxyglutaryl-CoA dehydratase: MSITKNKKQSQKHLSIEDELRSFQTEQETALGLREKKDQWFDPVPRKFLLKDRATTTILFGGLTMAQDYLVGGALKGLGYRVEHLDCPDNESLRYGKEFGNRGQCNPTYFTVGNLIKHLHHLRDVEGKSKEEIVRNYLFITAGSCGPCRFGTYVTEYRKALRDAGFDGFRVLLFQQQDGLKQATGEESALKLDASFFISFLKAVLLGDILNAVGYRIRPYEVEAGSTDAALSRCKQYLYDALSQRKRLFPALRRCRKELQAIRVDRTQVKPKVSIIGEFWAMTTEGDGNYQLQSFLEREGAEVEVQSITAWILYLIWEGRYDTRKRMALREADSGRYGLKGKNPALRLRVLGVADRAVRVMFQTYARAIGLYDYHLPNMDQIAQVAHDHYNNHLRGGEGHMEVGKLILNTAKKKVNMTISVKPFGCMPSSGVSDGVQSLITEKYPEAIFLPIETTGDGAINVYSRIQMMLFKAKQAAQKEFEEALAKKGVTVQQLQQTPGHAKFTHPLQTSRHVVACTAANTVYSMRGFFNWISFRQNREKIEGV; this comes from the coding sequence ATGTCTATCACCAAAAACAAGAAACAATCCCAGAAGCATCTTTCTATAGAGGACGAGTTACGCTCGTTTCAGACGGAGCAGGAAACAGCGTTAGGTTTACGGGAAAAAAAAGACCAGTGGTTTGATCCTGTTCCCCGTAAGTTTTTACTCAAAGATAGAGCTACCACGACCATTCTTTTCGGAGGGCTAACGATGGCTCAAGATTATTTGGTGGGGGGAGCGCTGAAAGGGCTGGGATATCGGGTAGAGCATTTGGACTGCCCGGACAATGAATCACTCCGTTATGGTAAGGAGTTTGGCAATCGGGGACAATGCAACCCGACGTACTTCACAGTAGGGAATTTAATTAAACATCTCCATCACCTTCGAGATGTGGAAGGAAAGTCAAAAGAGGAAATTGTTCGCAATTACCTTTTCATTACTGCTGGATCTTGTGGTCCTTGCCGATTCGGTACGTATGTCACGGAGTACCGGAAGGCTCTGCGCGATGCAGGATTTGATGGATTCCGAGTTCTCTTGTTCCAACAGCAGGATGGTTTGAAGCAGGCGACCGGTGAGGAATCGGCTCTTAAATTAGATGCTTCGTTCTTTATTAGCTTTCTGAAAGCGGTCCTCCTGGGAGACATTTTGAATGCAGTAGGATACCGTATCCGTCCCTATGAAGTGGAAGCAGGTTCGACTGATGCCGCTCTATCCCGCTGCAAACAATATTTGTATGATGCTTTGAGCCAGCGTAAACGACTGTTCCCGGCGTTGCGTAGATGTCGTAAGGAACTGCAAGCCATTCGGGTAGACCGAACACAGGTAAAACCGAAAGTGAGCATCATCGGAGAGTTTTGGGCCATGACTACAGAAGGAGATGGCAATTATCAGTTGCAGAGCTTTCTAGAACGGGAAGGTGCTGAGGTCGAAGTACAATCCATTACAGCTTGGATCTTGTACCTTATTTGGGAAGGGCGCTACGATACGCGTAAACGAATGGCCCTGCGAGAAGCGGATTCTGGACGTTATGGCTTAAAAGGAAAGAATCCTGCCTTGCGTCTGCGCGTGTTAGGAGTGGCTGACCGTGCCGTCCGAGTGATGTTCCAAACGTATGCCAGGGCCATCGGTTTGTATGATTATCATTTACCCAACATGGATCAGATTGCCCAGGTTGCCCATGATCATTACAACAACCATTTGCGCGGCGGTGAGGGACATATGGAAGTAGGGAAGCTCATTCTTAATACCGCAAAAAAGAAAGTGAACATGACCATCTCCGTCAAGCCCTTCGGGTGTATGCCGTCTTCAGGCGTATCTGACGGCGTTCAATCATTGATTACGGAGAAGTATCCTGAAGCCATTTTTCTTCCGATTGAAACGACGGGAGATGGAGCAATTAACGTATACAGCAGGATACAGATGATGCTGTTTAAGGCAAAACAGGCTGCACAGAAGGAGTTTGAAGAAGCCTTAGCAAAAAAAGGCGTGACGGTTCAGCAGCTTCAGCAAACACCGGGTCATGCAAAATTTACTCATCCGCTGCAAACAAGCCGTCATGTCGTTGCTTGTACAGCGGCAAATACAGTATATAGCATGCGTGGGTTTTTTAACTGGATTTCCTTCCGACAGAACAGAGAGAAGATCGAAGGGGTTTAA